The Antricoccus suffuscus genomic interval GATCCGTGAGATCCATCATCGCGTCAAGAACAACTTGCAGACCGTGGCCGCACTGCTTCGTCTGCAGGCCAGAAGAGTGAGTACCCCGGCTGGGAAGGCGGCGCTTAACGAGTCGGTTCGTCGCGTGTCGTCGATCGCGCTTGTGCACGAGACCCTGTCGATGTCGTTGGACGAAACGGTCGACTTCGACGGCATTGTGGATCGCCTTATCCCGATGGTCACGGATGTGGCCTCACCGGCCGCGGCGGGGTCGGGTGTGACCGTACGGCGCGGCTCGTCGTTTGGCATCCTGCCGGCCGACACCGCGACCCCCTTGGTGATGGTGCTCGCTGAGCTGCTGCAGAATGCCGTCGAGCATGCCTTCAAGTCCACCCCGGTCGGGGAGTTCGGTCAGGTGGTCGTTCAGTGCTCCCGCAGGCCAGGACAACTGACGGTGTCGGTGACCGATAACGGTTCCGGCCTACCCGCGGACTTTTCGCTGGAGAACTCCGATCGACTGGGCTTGCAGATTGTCCGGACGCTGGTCGCTGGTGAGTTGCGTGGGAGTATCTCGGTGCAGACCAACAGCGAACGCCACGGTACGACCGCGACCTTGGAAATCCCCCTGCGGCGCCGCACCGACAGCCGGCCGCCCTCAGAGCCGGGTGGACAGCAAAAGATGCGGCCCGCCTGAGCGGACCGCATCCTTGAACGTTTATCTATCAGTGTGCCGCGTACGGCGGCGACTTGTCGCTGTTACGCCGAGCGAGCAGCCCGCGCGCGGCGACGCTTGAGTGCGCGCCGCTCGTCTTCGCTTAAGCCGCCCCATACGCCGGAGTCCTGGCCACTGTCCAACGCCCACGAGAGGCATTGTGAAGTGACAGGGCAGCGGCGGCACACGGATTTCGCGTCTTCGATCTGCATCAGCGCTGGGCCGGTATTGCCGATCGGGAAGAACAGCTCCGGGTCCTCGTCTCGACAGATCGCGCGGTGACGCCAATCCATGTTTTCTCCTCAATGTACGGCTATGAGTGCATCCGCTTTGGAGTGCGCATGTCCCAACCAATGTGCTGACTATTTATTGTGGCCTGACCATCGCCGTACTGCCAGTGATTGCGTCCAATTTCGCATTACCACACCTGTGAGATAGCCCAAGACCCGGGCTCTTGACACGCGGTGCAAAATGCGCGATGGACGCTGGACACTTTGTCAGTTGCGCAACGATCTATCTTGTGAATGCTTTCACGAGCGGCCGTAAAGTCAAGTGCAATTAACGTTTAGACCTGCGCCGGTGAGCAACTTCACGCGGCTGTAGAACTTCCGGACCGAGTCGAGACGGCCGTTGTCAGGCGATTACTCGCAACGCGTTCGGTACGCCGGTGAAGTGCGCGATTTCCCGTAGGCCGGCGAAGTCGCCGTCAACCTGGAGTTCTATAGGCTCGGTCGAGGTGATCGTAAACGCGCCGAGGTCGTGGAAGGAACGCACCTTCTTGCCGCGTGGCTGGGGGTCGACGCGAGTGATCTGCCACAGGGTGCGCAACGTCGAGGGCGTGCGAGTGCGCTTGAGGGCGAACACGTCGAGGGCCGTCTCGAACCGCGCCTCGGGTGAGACCTGGACCGGACGCGAGTTGAAATAGGTCCATGGCGTGGTGTTCGAGACGACGGCGAGATACAGCCCGTCGATTGGATCCTGACCTGGGACGTGCAGCGCCATCGGTGGCTCTTTGCGCAGCCCGCTCCGGTAGAAGTTCTTTACCGCAGTTCGCGCATAGAGGTGCGGCGTCGCCTTCTTGCCACGGCCGCGTCGTAGCTCCACCTTGTGGATGACCTCGGCGTCGAATCCGAACCCCGCGGCAAAGACGAACCAGCGACCGTCGACATTGCCTAGTCCAATCGACCGGCTGCGACCCTCCTGAAGCGCCTCGAGGATCTGGCCGGTCGCATCGATCGGATTGTTGGACAGGCCGAGCGTACGGGCGAAGACATTGGCTGAGCCGCCCGGTACGACCGCGAGCGTCGGCACATGCGCGCCCGGGCCGCCCGCGAGCATCCCGTTGACGACCTCGTTTACGGTGCCGTCGCCGCCGACGACGACGACGTAGTCATAACCGTCCTGGGTCGCTTGGGTGCCAAGTTCGATCGCGTGCCCGCGGTGCGTGGTGTGGACAATGTCCAACTTGAGGTCCGCAGCGAGCGCGCTAGTGATGACTTCTCGCACTCGACCGGACGTTGCGGTGGCTTTCGGGTTGGACAGAAGCAGAGCGCGCATAGTCGTCCACACTACCGCTCGGTACGCTGGCCTCGTGCCACAGCAACCGCCCCATGACCAACCTAACTTCGCCGACCAGCCCGGCCAGGCCCGAACCCGGCCGCCGGCTCCGATGCAGTTGATTCTTGCGTGGCTCATTTTGTGGCTTCAAGGAGCGGCGGTGATCGTCGGTGGTTTGATCTGGGGTGTTCGTAGCATCACCGACAAGCCAGACAACCTTGGCGGGTCACTCGCGGGAGCGGCGTTCTGCATCGCCGGCGGATTGCTGGTGATCAGGCTGGGCGTGGCACTGCGTGGGCAGCGACAGTGGGCGCGGGCGCCGGTTATCGCCCTCGAGATCTTGTTTTTGCCGGTCGGCTGGGCGTTGACGTTTCAGGGTGGCAACAAGCTTTACGGCATTCCGGTGCTCGCGGTCGCCGCGGCGCTGATCTATCTGTTGCTCTCGAAGCCGGTAAGCGCGATCCTCGACCGGGTCGTCGACCCGGATGAGCCGGAGGACTAGAGCCGCGATTACCGGCGCTTCGCGCAGGTCCGGACGCGGCTAGGGCAATTGCCCGCGGTCGGCGGCGAAGTCGGTCAGGGCTTGGTCGGTCAGGCGCATGGTGTCCCAGTCTGTCATCGCGACCGCACCTATCGAGCGGTAGAAGTCGATCGAGGGCGTGTTCCATTTCAGGACCGACCACTCGACTCGGGCGTAGCCGCGGTCCTCGGCGATCTTTGCGAGCGTCTGGAGCAGCGCTTTACCGAGTCCGGTGCCCCGATGTGCCTCCTCAACAAAGAGATCTTCGAGGTAGATGCCGTGTACGCCGCGCCACGTTGAGAAGTTGAGGAAGTACAGCGCGAAGCCGACGACGTGATCGTTGGGCGACTCGCTCGCCACCAGACCGAACACGGCGGGGTCGTCGGCAAACAGCGCCGCCCGGAGCTGCTCGGTGGTCATCAGCGCCTCGTGTTCGGCCTTCTCGTAGATCGCGAGCCCGCGCACGAGGGTGATGATGGCGTCGAGATCCTGATCGGCGACTTGTCGCACGCGCGGGTCGGTGCCGTGGGGGAGCTGCGCGGAATCGTGGTGGCTCATCTGCGTGATCCTTTGTAGTGGTCGTTAGGGTCGGCGTCTGGAGGACCATGCCGCCCCGCGGTACCTAAGTCGTCCTCGTTCGCTTCGTCCTCGTCGTCCTCGTCGTCCTCGTCCTCGTCCTCGTCGTCCTCGTCGTCCTCGTCGTCCTCGTCATCGTCCTCGTCATCGTCGTCGATCGGGAGGAAGACCGAGGGCAGCTTGTGGCGAGGAGGCGCGACGGAGTCCGGACCGAACAACCGGCGGCGAATCGGTCCGGTTAGCCATCCGAGTGGCGCTACGGCCACGTATCCGTAGGCGACGAGGCAGCCGGTGATGGCCGGGATGAAAGTGAACCCGACCGCTAGTACGACGACCAGCGCTACCGACAACCAGATCCCGCGCTTAGACGGCGAGATGAGGGCGCGGAAGGACTTGAACCGGTAAGACGTCACCATGAGGATGGCCGGGACCACGGCCGCGCAGATCGGTACGGCGTACTCGAATCCGTCGAACGGGCCGCGGAAGGCGAACACGGTGGCCAGTACGACGCCGGCCGCCCCAGGGCTAGGCAAGCCCGTGAAGTAGCGCTTGTCGGCAAGCGGGTCGATCGTCACGTTGAAGCGCGCGAGGCGCACGGCCGCGCAGCCGAGCCAGAGCCCGGACAACACCCATCCCCACACGCCGAGCGGATGCAGTCCCCAGGTGAACAGCAGGACCGCGGGGCCGAAACCGAATGAAATCAAGTCCGACAGCGAGTCGAACTGCAATCCGAAGGGCGTGATCGAGCCCACGGCGCGTGCGACGGCGCCGTCGGAGATGTCAAGTACGACGGCGACCCCGATGAGAACGGCCGCTAGGGAGTGTTTGCCCTCGAATGCGAGAAGTACGGACACGAAGCCACACATCATGTTGAGCAGCGTCAGGAAGCTCGGCAGCATCGCCTTGGAGCGTGTTTTCGCGTCGAGCTTGTGAGGGCGTACTACCTGGGCTCCGGTGACCGAGACAAGTTGGAAGCCGCCGCCGCGGCGGCGTCTGCGTCGGCGCATCGCGCCGCGGATCCGCCCATGCGGTTCGGCGTGCATCAGTGCGCGTCCTCGGCGAACCCGAGGGCTTGATCGGCGCTGTGCACCGGCCAGCGAGCCAGCGTGCTCTCGCCCGCGACAACCCGTTCACCCTTGGCGACCAGTAGCGGCACCTCCGGGGGGAGGAAAATATCCATGCGCGAACCGAACTTCATGAGACCAATCCGCTGGCCGGTCTTGATGTGGTCGCCGACGCTGATACGAGTGACGATCCTGCGTGCCAGTAGCCCGACGATCTGTCGGTAGATCACCGTCCGCGTCGCGTCACCATGGCGGCTCTCGACGGTGATGTCGGTGCGTTCGTTGGCGACGGCGCTCTCTTTCGTGAATGCGGCGAGGTACTTGCCAGGGTGGTACGTCACGTCGGTGACGGTGCCACCGTACGGCGTGCGATTGATGTGTACATCGGCGAGTGACAGGAAGATACTCACCTGCTGCCAGTCCCCGGGAGGCGCTACGCCGGGCTCGGGCGGACCGGCGTGCATGACCTTGCCGTCGGCCGGGGCGACGACGATGTCCGAGTCGATATCGACCGGCAGGTCGGGATAGCGTTCCGGGTCACGGAAAAACGCGGTTACACCGGCGCTCAGCGCGCCCAGTGCCAGCGCGGTGCGCTTCTTGCGGGCGACAAGCGCGAGCGTCGCCGGTAGTGCGGCCGCGGCGATGAACGGGATTCCGGCTCTATCGATCTTCACAGTGCTGTGGTCACTTCTCACAATTCGGTATCGAGCGCTTGCACGAAGTGCAGCGATGCTTGTTGTTCGGTTCTATTGTCGGCGGACTTTAGTGCGCCCAGCCGGCGGCGGACGCCCTTGAGCGGCCGGTCCACTGATGTTAGTGGGTGTGCGGCGTAATCCGCGCGACCTGCGGGGGTACGCGGCCCCGGAACACGTAATCGGCGGGCGTCAGGGCCGACGATGATGATCAGTCGGTGGCGGCGCGGGCCTCTGCGGATGGGCTGTTCCAGCGGGCGACGACTCGATCGCCGCGATCCTCGGTGAGGATGCTCACGGTGGCTGGGTCGAGCAGAAGATGTACGCCGGCCGTGGTGGGTAGCGCCAGCCAGACGGTGGCGAGTACCCGGCTGAAGTGCCCATGCGTGAAGACGATGGCGTCCTTACCGGCGCGCAAGGTGGGCAATAGTCGCTCGATGACGCGGCGAGCGCGGGCCTCGACCTCCTCGGCGCTCTCGCCGCCGACGGGAGTGCCGGTCCAGATGGTCCAGTCGGGGCGGGCACGCCGGATCTCCTCGCGCGTCATGCCCTCGTAAGTGCCGTAGTCCCATTCGGCAAGATCGGGGTCGATCTGCGGATCGGCGATGCCGGCAAGATCGGCCGTGCGCCAGGCGCGCCGTCGCGGGCTTGCGCTGGTGTAGCCGAAGTCGAACTGAGTGAGCGCGCCACGGAGGGACGCGGCCTGACGTTCCCCCTCGGGCGTGAGCGGGATGTCGGTCACGCCGGTATGGCGGCCGGAGGCGGACCATTCAGTCTGACCGTGCCGCACGATGACAAAGGCGCCGACCTCGGTTGAGGTCGGCGCCTTGGCATCAATTGCGTCCGTGGACGCGACCGGCCGAGTCACGCCTTCTTGGTCTCCCAGAAGATTTCCGCGATCTGGTCGATCAGGTCGAGCAACTCCTGGCCCTTGGCCGGGTCCATCGATCCCTTGGCGCCACCGGCCCCGGCAGCCTTGGTGGCCTTCCAGAACAGGTCGTGGATCTGGGGGTGCTTCTCGAGGTGCTCGGGCTTAAAGTAGTCGGTCCACAGCACCCACAGGTGATGCTTGACGAGCTCGGAACGCTGTTCCTTGATCAGGATCGCGCGGGTGCGAAACTCGGGATCGTCGTTGTCCTGGTACTTCTGCTGGACCGCCTTGACGGACTCAGCTTCGATGCGTGCCTGGGCCGGATCGTAGACACCGCAAGGAAGATCGCAGTGGGCGTGGGCAATGACCTTGGGGCGTAACGAGAAGCGCATATGGACCTCCGTAAGTATGTGATGGCAGTGGTTGTTGCCATTTTTGCGTACGTCAATGACCTTACCCCCGATGCCCGGCGTCAAACAGTCCGGCGTACGGCGGCGGATGAATTCGCGATGTAGAAAAAGTCCATATAGAACGGCGATCGTGATGCCACAAGTTGGCAATAAGGCTAATGCGCGAAGA includes:
- a CDS encoding WhiB family transcriptional regulator; the protein is MDWRHRAICRDEDPELFFPIGNTGPALMQIEDAKSVCRRCPVTSQCLSWALDSGQDSGVWGGLSEDERRALKRRRARAARSA
- a CDS encoding diacylglycerol/lipid kinase family protein; translated protein: MRALLLSNPKATATSGRVREVITSALAADLKLDIVHTTHRGHAIELGTQATQDGYDYVVVVGGDGTVNEVVNGMLAGGPGAHVPTLAVVPGGSANVFARTLGLSNNPIDATGQILEALQEGRSRSIGLGNVDGRWFVFAAGFGFDAEVIHKVELRRGRGKKATPHLYARTAVKNFYRSGLRKEPPMALHVPGQDPIDGLYLAVVSNTTPWTYFNSRPVQVSPEARFETALDVFALKRTRTPSTLRTLWQITRVDPQPRGKKVRSFHDLGAFTITSTEPIELQVDGDFAGLREIAHFTGVPNALRVIA
- a CDS encoding GNAT family N-acetyltransferase; protein product: MSHHDSAQLPHGTDPRVRQVADQDLDAIITLVRGLAIYEKAEHEALMTTEQLRAALFADDPAVFGLVASESPNDHVVGFALYFLNFSTWRGVHGIYLEDLFVEEAHRGTGLGKALLQTLAKIAEDRGYARVEWSVLKWNTPSIDFYRSIGAVAMTDWDTMRLTDQALTDFAADRGQLP
- a CDS encoding CDP-alcohol phosphatidyltransferase family protein, which gives rise to MHAEPHGRIRGAMRRRRRRRGGGFQLVSVTGAQVVRPHKLDAKTRSKAMLPSFLTLLNMMCGFVSVLLAFEGKHSLAAVLIGVAVVLDISDGAVARAVGSITPFGLQFDSLSDLISFGFGPAVLLFTWGLHPLGVWGWVLSGLWLGCAAVRLARFNVTIDPLADKRYFTGLPSPGAAGVVLATVFAFRGPFDGFEYAVPICAAVVPAILMVTSYRFKSFRALISPSKRGIWLSVALVVVLAVGFTFIPAITGCLVAYGYVAVAPLGWLTGPIRRRLFGPDSVAPPRHKLPSVFLPIDDDDEDDDEDDEDDEDDEDEDEDDEDDEDEANEDDLGTAGRHGPPDADPNDHYKGSRR
- a CDS encoding phosphatidylserine decarboxylase: MKIDRAGIPFIAAAALPATLALVARKKRTALALGALSAGVTAFFRDPERYPDLPVDIDSDIVVAPADGKVMHAGPPEPGVAPPGDWQQVSIFLSLADVHINRTPYGGTVTDVTYHPGKYLAAFTKESAVANERTDITVESRHGDATRTVIYRQIVGLLARRIVTRISVGDHIKTGQRIGLMKFGSRMDIFLPPEVPLLVAKGERVVAGESTLARWPVHSADQALGFAEDAH
- a CDS encoding histidine phosphatase family protein translates to MTRPVASTDAIDAKAPTSTEVGAFVIVRHGQTEWSASGRHTGVTDIPLTPEGERQAASLRGALTQFDFGYTSASPRRRAWRTADLAGIADPQIDPDLAEWDYGTYEGMTREEIRRARPDWTIWTGTPVGGESAEEVEARARRVIERLLPTLRAGKDAIVFTHGHFSRVLATVWLALPTTAGVHLLLDPATVSILTEDRGDRVVARWNSPSAEARAATD
- the sodN gene encoding superoxide dismutase, Ni translates to MRFSLRPKVIAHAHCDLPCGVYDPAQARIEAESVKAVQQKYQDNDDPEFRTRAILIKEQRSELVKHHLWVLWTDYFKPEHLEKHPQIHDLFWKATKAAGAGGAKGSMDPAKGQELLDLIDQIAEIFWETKKA